In one window of Rhodopseudomonas palustris HaA2 DNA:
- a CDS encoding PAS domain-containing protein, which translates to MARPPIKPTGIECPFDENELIVSKTNLKGHITYANDVFMRLSKYPRNEVIGAPHSMIRHPDMPRTIFKLLWDTIQEKKEIFAYVVNMARDGDHYWVFAHVTPTLDAQNNVIGFHSNRRKPDRAQLAKIEPLYAQLREEENRHRNAKDGMMSGYAMLTDMLKKQGVGYDEFIFAV; encoded by the coding sequence GCCAGGCCGCCGATCAAGCCGACAGGCATCGAATGCCCGTTCGACGAGAACGAACTGATCGTCTCGAAAACCAACCTCAAGGGTCACATCACCTACGCCAACGACGTCTTCATGCGGTTGTCGAAGTACCCACGCAACGAGGTGATCGGCGCGCCGCACAGCATGATCCGCCACCCCGACATGCCGCGCACGATCTTCAAGCTGCTGTGGGACACCATCCAGGAGAAGAAGGAGATCTTCGCCTATGTGGTGAACATGGCGCGCGACGGCGACCACTACTGGGTGTTCGCGCATGTCACGCCGACGCTGGACGCCCAGAACAACGTCATCGGCTTTCACTCCAACCGCCGCAAGCCGGACCGCGCCCAGCTCGCCAAGATCGAGCCGCTCTACGCGCAATTGCGCGAGGAGGAAAATCGCCACCGCAATGCCAAGGACGGCATGATGAGCGGTTATGCAATGCTGACGGACATGCTGAAGAAGCAGGGTGTGGGATATGACGAATTCATCTTCGCTGTCTAA
- a CDS encoding methyl-accepting chemotaxis protein has protein sequence MTNSSSLSKATLVLIGAIVLTAALGGLRVAYGPLGPLWEALGAALGVGAIGIALWLTSRATSAVREVASVCESAKRGDLEVRVMGRRDGGEIGRAQAGINDALDIIDAFVREASASMDYVSHGKTFRKVLTRGLPGSFKTASITINNASDLLDKKVQEVAREAQCFAAGMDNVAEMLATASDGLKVDAGSMSTASEETSRQSIGVASGAEEASANVQAVASAAEQLTASIAEISRQIQMSSDSTNHAVEESAQTTLKIKNLAEAAQRIGDVVKLINAVAAQTNLLALNATIEAARAGESGKGFAVVASEVKALASQTAKATEEITASIAEMQAITDQSVEAVDAISRRIGEINAIAGTISAAVEQQGAATREIAGNVQQASAGAASVSSNVIGISHAASDTGEIAVRVSSVSGEIAGQVDKLRSEVKRFLTKVA, from the coding sequence ATGACGAATTCATCTTCGCTGTCTAAGGCGACGCTCGTTCTGATCGGCGCGATCGTCCTGACGGCCGCGCTCGGCGGCCTGCGGGTCGCCTACGGCCCGCTCGGGCCGCTGTGGGAAGCGCTCGGCGCCGCGCTCGGCGTCGGCGCGATCGGCATCGCCCTGTGGCTGACCAGCCGCGCGACGTCCGCGGTCCGCGAGGTCGCATCGGTGTGCGAGAGCGCCAAGCGCGGCGACCTCGAAGTCCGCGTGATGGGCCGCCGCGACGGCGGCGAAATCGGGCGGGCGCAGGCCGGCATCAACGATGCGCTCGACATCATCGACGCGTTCGTCCGCGAAGCCTCGGCGTCGATGGACTATGTCAGCCACGGCAAGACCTTCCGAAAGGTGCTGACCCGCGGTTTGCCGGGCTCGTTCAAGACCGCGTCGATCACCATCAACAACGCCTCGGACCTGCTGGATAAGAAGGTCCAGGAAGTCGCGCGCGAAGCGCAATGCTTCGCGGCCGGCATGGACAACGTCGCCGAAATGCTGGCGACCGCCTCCGACGGCCTGAAAGTCGATGCCGGCTCGATGTCGACCGCGTCGGAAGAGACCAGCCGGCAGTCGATCGGCGTCGCATCCGGCGCGGAGGAGGCATCCGCCAACGTGCAGGCGGTGGCCAGCGCGGCGGAGCAACTGACGGCGTCGATCGCCGAGATTTCACGGCAGATTCAGATGTCGAGTGACAGCACGAACCATGCCGTCGAAGAATCGGCACAGACCACCCTCAAGATCAAGAATTTGGCGGAAGCAGCGCAGCGGATCGGCGACGTGGTCAAGCTGATCAATGCGGTTGCGGCGCAGACTAATCTGCTGGCGCTGAACGCGACGATCGAGGCCGCGCGCGCCGGCGAATCCGGCAAGGGTTTCGCCGTCGTCGCCTCCGAAGTGAAGGCGCTCGCCAGCCAGACGGCGAAAGCCACCGAGGAGATCACCGCCAGCATCGCCGAGATGCAGGCGATCACAGATCAATCGGTCGAGGCGGTGGATGCCATCAGCCGGCGGATCGGCGAGATCAACGCGATCGCCGGCACCATCTCCGCCGCGGTGGAGCAGCAGGGCGCCGCCACGCGCGAGATCGCCGGCAATGTGCAACAGGCGTCGGCCGGCGCCGCGTCGGTCTCGTCGAATGTCATCGGCATCAGCCACGCGGCTTCCGACACCGGCGAGATCGCGGTGCGCGTCAGCAGCGTCTCGGGCGAGATCGCCGGCCAGGTCGACAAGCTGCGCAGCGAGGTGAAGCGGTTCCTCACCAAGGTCGCGTGA
- a CDS encoding phosphoserine transaminase, with product MTATKPALRPTTPNFSSGPCAKRPGWTPENLKDAPLGRSHRAKVGKAKLKLAIDLTRDVLEVPADYKIGIVPASDTGAVEMALWSLLGPRPVTTIAWESFGDGWVSDVTKELKLKDVTKLKAGYGEIPDLSKVDCNTDVVFTWNGTTSGVRVPNADWIAADREGLTICDATSAAFAQPLDWPKLDVVTFSWQKALGGEAAHGMLILSPRAVARLESYTPAWPLPKIFRLTKGGKLNEGIFEGETINTPSMLCVEDYIDALNWAKSVGGLKGLIARADANTKAITDWQAKTPWVDFLAADPAIRSNTSVCLKVVDPAITALSPEAQADFAKKLVAVVEKEGAGYDLGAYRDAPPGLRIWCGATVEAADVATLTQWLDYAFETTKAGLAKAA from the coding sequence ATGACTGCTACGAAGCCCGCATTGCGGCCCACCACGCCCAATTTCTCCTCCGGCCCCTGCGCCAAGCGCCCCGGATGGACCCCCGAAAATCTCAAGGACGCCCCGCTCGGCCGCTCGCATCGCGCGAAGGTCGGCAAGGCCAAGCTCAAGCTCGCGATCGATCTGACGCGCGACGTGCTCGAGGTCCCCGCCGACTACAAGATCGGCATCGTCCCGGCCTCCGACACCGGCGCCGTCGAGATGGCGCTGTGGTCGCTGCTCGGGCCGCGTCCCGTCACCACCATCGCCTGGGAATCGTTCGGCGACGGCTGGGTCTCCGACGTCACCAAGGAGCTCAAGCTCAAGGACGTCACCAAGCTCAAGGCGGGCTACGGCGAGATTCCCGACCTCTCCAAGGTCGATTGCAACACCGACGTCGTCTTCACCTGGAACGGCACCACCTCCGGCGTCCGCGTCCCGAACGCCGACTGGATCGCCGCCGACCGTGAAGGCCTGACCATCTGCGACGCCACCTCGGCCGCCTTCGCGCAGCCGCTGGATTGGCCCAAGCTCGACGTCGTCACCTTCTCCTGGCAGAAGGCGCTCGGCGGCGAAGCCGCGCACGGCATGCTGATCCTCTCGCCGCGCGCCGTGGCGCGTCTGGAGAGCTACACGCCCGCGTGGCCGCTGCCGAAGATCTTCCGCCTCACCAAGGGCGGCAAGCTCAACGAAGGCATCTTCGAAGGCGAGACCATCAACACCCCGTCGATGCTGTGCGTCGAGGACTACATCGACGCGCTGAACTGGGCGAAGTCGGTGGGCGGCCTCAAGGGCCTGATCGCCCGCGCCGACGCCAACACCAAGGCGATCACCGACTGGCAGGCGAAGACCCCGTGGGTCGACTTCCTCGCCGCCGATCCGGCGATCCGCTCCAACACCTCGGTCTGCCTCAAGGTGGTGGATCCGGCGATCACCGCTCTGTCGCCCGAGGCGCAGGCCGACTTCGCCAAGAAGCTGGTCGCGGTGGTGGAGAAGGAAGGCGCGGGTTACGACCTCGGCGCTTACCGCGACGCGCCCCCCGGCCTGCGGATCTGGTGCGGCGCCACGGTGGAAGCCGCCGACGTCGCCACGCTGACGCAGTGGCTCGACTACGCGTTCGAGACCACCAAGGCCGGCCTCGCCAAAGCCGCCTGA